The Candidatus Aegiribacteria sp. DNA window TCCTTTCTGAAGAGGGAATCAATTTTCCCTCATTTTCAAAACGTTCCATTTAACCGGAACTTTCCAGATGTTCTTTGATCAAGTATCCGTTGAGTACTTCTGACATGGACACTACTTCGAAACATAATGATTTCATGGGGGCTGTCTAACCAATTATCATATCCATTAATCTTCTTATGAGATCACTCCTGATAGGGTATGCACTGAAAAGAAATTATACTTATCTTTTGTTCGCAGTATTTTAGCTGTTCTGAATATCAATTCAGTGCTACAGAATCATAATGAATAAGCTGGAGAGGTTTATTCAGCGACTAAACCCGGTGATACCGGGAGGAACAAGGAAGGAAAAGGATGAAGAATCATGAACTGATTCGTATGTTTCTGCTGATACTGGCATTGGTGATTGGAATGCTCTCTGCATGCGGGGAAACTTCTTCCTCTTCGACCAGCGAGCACATGGAGCAGGGAATCGAATTCGCCCGGCAGGGAGAACTGGATAGTGCCGTTGCAGAATTTCTGGAAGTTCTCAGGCTTGATCCGGAACATGCAGAAGCACACGGTCGTCTTGGGTATATCTACTCACAGCAGGATCGGATAGATGAGGCAATTGAAGAATATGAAGAAGCTATTCGTATCGATCCTGATAATGCTCATGTGCACAATGCACTGGGAGGCATATACAGCGACAGAAACAGCTATGATGAGGCGATTGCCGAATTTGAGGAGACAATAAGGATCGATCCGGATTATGCGGAAGCTCACTATAATCTCGGAGTCATCTATGCCGCACAGGATCGTCTCAGTGAGGCTGTCTCCAAATACGAAGAAGCAATAAGAATAAATTCTGATTATGCAGAGGCATACTACAATCTTGGTGCTGCCTACTCCCGGCAGGGTCGATATGATGAAGCCGGCATAGAGTTGGAGGAAGCAATCAGGATCAATCCCGATTATGCGGAGGCTCATTACAATCTGGGGATCATCTATGCAGGTCAGGGATTGATCGATGAAGCTATCACCGAGATGGAGACGTATCTGCTGCTCGAACCTGACGCTTCAAACAGTGAAGCGGTGGAAGAGGCGCTCATTCAACTCAGAGCGTACCAGGGTGAGTAACTAAAGCCCGGAAATATCATCGGCAGGCCTGCGCTGATAGAGTGGTCGCTATTCCCTTATTATCCGGTCCCGCGCCCACATCAGCTGCGCGATACCGAAGCTGTAATCATCGCCCCCCCATTCAGGGTACTCGACACCTTCCTGGAAAGCCTGTATGGCGTTTTCAAACTGACTTCCCTCATCTTCTCCGCATATCTGCATCGCCAGTCCAAGATAGCCGTGGGCCAGCAACAGCTCGAATCCCGCCTGCGGTGAAACTCCGAGTGGCCTGCCTGCATCGATTGTCAGCTGCTGTGCGCTGTTAAGGGATTTCACGAAGCTGTAAATAGCTTCTCTGTGGCGACCCAGAGAGAGCTGGTGAATTCCGGCTGCCCAGTAAGCCATAAAGAAAGAGTAAGGTCCCTTATCCAGCTCATGACGCCATTCGATACATTGAAGGGCCGCTGAAAGACCCCGTTCGAAGTGCCTTCTGTGCCTTGTGAGAGTATCGCCCGGCCAGCATTCCGCCAGGTCGGCCGAAAGGTTGTAGGACATTACATTTGCCATATCCAGGAATACTGCGATTGTGAAGGAATCCGATGAACTGTTAGCCTGATAGAGAGCTTCCTCTATTCCGGAATCCATTACAGTTATGTAATCGTCTAAATTCCTTCCCTCCCATTCACTGAATATGTAGAGTTCACGGGCCAGCTCGTAGAGCTGCAGTCTCTGGACAGGTTCGAACTTCTCAATGTGTTCAATCACCGCATCAGGACCGTGATCTTCTATCAGCACCATCAGAGCATCTACCTGATCTCCCAGGAAATCCCCTGCGACAGACACTGTACTGATAATAGAAAACACAAGAAATACTGCTCCTGTCTTCATTGATCTTACTCCCTTTCTGATATTTACTGCAGATGGATATGCGATTACCCATAATACAGCAGGAGAACATGAAGAATATCACCTGACTTCATAATATATGCTTCGATATCATGATTAATCAGAACCATCTGCTTATTCTACTGTTACCGGGAAAATGATCTGATGTAAAAATAGTTACCTCCGAATTCTGTTTTTACCAGCAGACCTTTTTCAATGAGTTGTTCCGCGAGTGATATGTCCTCGCCAGCTTTT harbors:
- a CDS encoding tetratricopeptide repeat protein → MKNHELIRMFLLILALVIGMLSACGETSSSSTSEHMEQGIEFARQGELDSAVAEFLEVLRLDPEHAEAHGRLGYIYSQQDRIDEAIEEYEEAIRIDPDNAHVHNALGGIYSDRNSYDEAIAEFEETIRIDPDYAEAHYNLGVIYAAQDRLSEAVSKYEEAIRINSDYAEAYYNLGAAYSRQGRYDEAGIELEEAIRINPDYAEAHYNLGIIYAGQGLIDEAITEMETYLLLEPDASNSEAVEEALIQLRAYQGE